One part of the Acidimicrobiia bacterium genome encodes these proteins:
- a CDS encoding SCP2 sterol-binding domain-containing protein, producing MIAFLSDEWLAEMARLVAEASSLRDATQQLDSPEDFAVAQHITDVPPTDVPSTDGSSADTSHNVDYYIKFGLGPASVHPESVDENLPHVSFTQSYATAVAIATGELSAQSAFMAGQLRVGGRVDLLTANVSIMENLDDVLGELRAKTRW from the coding sequence GTGATTGCGTTTTTGAGTGACGAATGGCTGGCCGAAATGGCGCGGCTGGTGGCCGAAGCTTCATCTTTGCGCGACGCCACGCAACAGCTAGACAGCCCCGAAGACTTCGCCGTAGCTCAACACATAACCGATGTACCCCCAACCGATGTACCCTCAACCGACGGATCCTCCGCGGACACCAGCCACAATGTCGATTACTACATTAAGTTCGGCCTAGGGCCAGCAAGCGTTCACCCCGAATCTGTGGATGAGAATCTGCCACATGTTTCCTTCACACAGTCATACGCCACTGCGGTCGCCATCGCTACCGGCGAACTAAGCGCCCAAAGCGCTTTTATGGCCGGGCAGCTAAGGGTTGGGGGGCGTGTTGACTTATTAACCGCCAACGTTTCCATCATGGAGAACTTGGACGACGTTCTAGGTGAGCTAAGGGCTAAAACGCGGTGGTAG
- a CDS encoding malate dehydrogenase, whose translation MKSPVRVAVTGAAGQIGYSLLFRIASGQMLGEDQPVILQLLEITPALDALKGVAMELEDCAFPLLSGIVQTDDADVAFGDANYALLVGSRPRSKGMERKDLLDANGAIFTVQGKALSDNAASDIKVLVVGNPANTNALIAMNNAPNIDQGRFTAMTRLDHNRALAQLAAKTGTTVNDITKMTIWGNHSATQYPDVFHAQVKGQNAAELINDEVWLSDTFIPTVQQRGAAIIEARGLSSAASAANAAISHMRDWALGTPTDDWVSMAIPSDGSYGVAEGIISSFPVTCANGEYSIVQDLNINDYSQVRIDATVAELVEERDTVAELGLI comes from the coding sequence ATGAAAAGTCCCGTTCGTGTAGCTGTTACCGGTGCTGCTGGTCAGATTGGTTACAGCCTGCTATTTCGAATCGCTAGTGGGCAGATGCTGGGCGAAGACCAGCCGGTTATTTTGCAGCTGCTGGAAATTACGCCCGCTTTGGATGCACTAAAGGGCGTGGCCATGGAGCTTGAAGATTGTGCGTTCCCGCTCCTTAGCGGCATTGTGCAAACCGACGATGCCGACGTGGCTTTTGGTGATGCTAACTATGCGCTCTTGGTAGGTTCCCGCCCTCGTTCCAAAGGTATGGAACGCAAAGACCTGCTTGACGCCAACGGTGCCATTTTCACGGTGCAAGGCAAGGCTCTTTCTGACAATGCGGCCAGCGACATCAAGGTTTTGGTGGTGGGAAACCCTGCCAACACCAACGCTCTTATCGCCATGAACAATGCGCCCAACATCGACCAAGGCCGGTTCACCGCGATGACTCGTCTCGACCATAACCGAGCCTTGGCACAACTGGCAGCTAAGACTGGCACCACCGTTAATGACATAACCAAAATGACCATTTGGGGTAACCACTCGGCAACCCAATACCCCGACGTCTTTCATGCCCAGGTAAAGGGTCAAAACGCTGCCGAGCTGATCAATGATGAGGTGTGGTTAAGCGACACTTTCATTCCAACCGTTCAGCAACGAGGTGCGGCCATCATTGAAGCCCGTGGTCTGTCAAGCGCAGCTTCAGCTGCTAATGCCGCCATTAGCCACATGCGAGACTGGGCGCTTGGCACCCCTACGGATGATTGGGTTTCGATGGCGATTCCATCCGACGGTTCTTATGGCGTGGCTGAAGGCATTATTTCGTCGTTCCCGGTTACTTGTGCCAACGGCGAATATTCGATCGTGCAGGATCTAAACATCAACGATTATTCACAGGTGCGTATTGATGCCACGGTAGCTGAGCTGGTTGAAGAGCGTGACACTGTAGCCGAGCTGGGCTTAATCTAA
- a CDS encoding ABC transporter ATP-binding protein, with the protein MSFHTSDSDPTEEHVVTPPVIPVNEDDTPEIDSDARDLGPDGAIAILRRGLKASPELKSGAWITIGMAITAAVGQLVIPVLVQQIIDKGINGPNGYDGGFVLTASLVAVAVIVFVWWASRATYLRLLYTAESTLRELRVRTFAHIHALSLADHEETKRGILVARVTSDIETIARFAQWGAISWIINSTILLGTLVVLFTYSWQLCLLVIAVFVPMVPIMMYLQRRQLSAYDLLRTRVSEMLTLISESIMGAAVVRAYGSQSRTRQRVHKSIDNTYRARMQAAKFFALIFPLGDLFGAFALSVVVGVGAWNAQSWGLEAGTLVAALFLVNMVLNPISELGEILDQTQTALAGWRKVLDVLDTPIVIAEPEDGQMLPLGPLAVEVDSVEFAYRTGGRVLNGITIAIPAGTNVAIVGETGSGKSTFAKLLARFAEPSVGEIRVGGVPLAEVDAEERLRRVRMVPQDGFLFDTNIRENVRFGRPDATNAEIDEAFEHLGLGWWVESLPHGLNTEAGERGDSLSVGERQLVALARAQLANPGLLILDEATSSVDPETERALATALITLAQGRTTVSIAHRLSTAEAADLVLVFDHGDLIEHGSHDELVAAGGIYAGLYESWIGNTRRAARSA; encoded by the coding sequence ATGAGCTTCCACACAAGCGACAGCGACCCGACCGAAGAACATGTGGTGACCCCACCAGTGATACCAGTGAATGAAGACGACACACCTGAGATCGACTCTGACGCTCGTGACCTTGGCCCCGACGGCGCCATTGCCATTCTGCGTCGAGGGTTAAAGGCCAGCCCCGAGTTAAAATCGGGTGCCTGGATCACGATTGGTATGGCTATTACCGCGGCTGTTGGTCAGCTGGTGATCCCAGTGCTGGTGCAGCAGATCATCGACAAAGGAATCAACGGGCCAAACGGTTATGACGGTGGTTTCGTGCTGACCGCTTCACTCGTAGCAGTGGCTGTGATCGTGTTTGTTTGGTGGGCAAGCCGGGCTACCTACCTGCGGCTTTTGTACACCGCGGAATCAACCCTGCGTGAGCTTAGAGTCCGAACTTTTGCCCACATTCATGCTTTGTCACTGGCCGATCATGAAGAAACCAAACGAGGCATTTTGGTGGCTCGGGTTACCAGCGACATTGAAACCATTGCCCGTTTCGCTCAGTGGGGGGCCATTTCCTGGATCATTAACTCCACCATTCTCTTAGGTACATTGGTGGTGCTTTTCACCTACTCGTGGCAGTTGTGCTTGCTGGTGATCGCTGTTTTTGTGCCAATGGTTCCGATCATGATGTATCTGCAGCGCCGTCAGCTAAGCGCCTATGACCTGCTGCGAACACGAGTTTCGGAAATGTTGACATTAATTTCGGAATCGATCATGGGTGCCGCTGTTGTACGGGCTTATGGCAGCCAAAGCCGTACCCGACAGAGGGTGCACAAATCGATCGACAACACCTATCGGGCTCGCATGCAAGCGGCAAAGTTCTTTGCGCTTATCTTCCCCTTAGGCGACCTTTTCGGTGCCTTTGCCCTGTCGGTAGTAGTTGGCGTGGGTGCCTGGAATGCCCAGTCGTGGGGTTTGGAAGCCGGAACGTTGGTGGCAGCACTGTTCTTGGTGAACATGGTGTTGAACCCGATTTCAGAGTTGGGTGAAATTTTGGATCAGACCCAAACGGCGTTAGCTGGCTGGCGAAAAGTACTGGACGTGCTCGATACGCCGATTGTCATTGCCGAACCTGAAGATGGCCAAATGCTGCCGTTGGGACCTCTTGCGGTTGAGGTTGATTCGGTTGAATTTGCCTACCGCACCGGTGGCCGCGTGCTGAATGGCATCACCATTGCAATCCCGGCTGGTACCAATGTGGCGATTGTGGGCGAAACTGGTTCGGGTAAATCAACCTTCGCCAAATTATTGGCACGCTTTGCCGAACCCAGTGTCGGTGAAATTCGAGTTGGTGGGGTTCCGCTGGCCGAAGTGGATGCCGAAGAACGATTGCGACGTGTTCGCATGGTGCCCCAAGACGGCTTCTTGTTCGACACCAATATTCGCGAAAACGTACGTTTCGGCCGACCCGACGCCACCAACGCCGAGATCGATGAAGCTTTTGAACATCTGGGCTTGGGGTGGTGGGTCGAAAGTTTGCCCCATGGTCTCAATACTGAAGCTGGTGAACGAGGCGACTCACTTTCAGTCGGTGAACGCCAATTAGTGGCTTTGGCTCGTGCTCAGCTTGCTAACCCCGGCCTGTTGATTTTGGATGAGGCCACATCTTCAGTGGACCCTGAAACCGAACGTGCTCTTGCCACGGCGCTTATAACTTTGGCGCAAGGCCGAACTACGGTCAGCATCGCGCACCGACTTTCTACTGCCGAGGCCGCCGATTTGGTGCTGGTGTTCGACCACGGCGACCTGATTGAACACGGTTCGCACGACGAATTGGTAGCGGCCGGTGGTATTTACGCTGGGCTGTATGAAAGTTGGATCGGCAATACTCGTCGGGCGGCGCGGAGCGCGTGA
- a CDS encoding ABC transporter ATP-binding protein produces the protein MTANSAPQGLFRRGLQTLKYQISFHPVPFIVAVIGATIFSLALVAGTWVLGWATDNVIMPAFDEGGVKRGVIFSGVGAIIGLTLVRAVGVVLRRYFGAMASHKVQATMRNNITDTYLDVPLEYHLNTPTGELLAHADADVEAAAEAIIPLPLTTGVVSIVLFSMVALALIDPVMMLVGLAIFPTLAVMNRLYTARVEAPSALVQQRIGEVSNVAHESFDGALIVKALGREKAEIARMAEASDRLREARIQVGRLRALFESTLKAIPSLGMVILLLVGSWRLSEGAITTGDIVTSIALFGVLVAPMWVAGYFLEELPRSVVAFERVRGVLELQPEPLPRHNQGRLHATIGDLNTNIQANSNHSGASSAQEKTSPAWADAEALVNGVANGNSRKARAAVVPLSISVSNVSYAYGTSAGDVLKGISFSAQAGEVVALVGTTGAGKSTLCQLLVGLIDPAVGEVRINNVPINEVDVDELRAETAIVFQESFLFAETVRENILVSAEVSQVALDQAAQVAQASEFIANLPAGYETEMGERGVSLSGGQRQRVALARALVRQPGLLVLDDATSAVDPVIEARILQGLRQSLGSTTIIVANRISTIELADKVVYLDAGRVVAAGTHEELLGNPRYERLVRAYEEEVIE, from the coding sequence ATGACCGCTAACTCCGCGCCGCAGGGTTTGTTCCGGCGTGGGCTGCAAACACTGAAGTACCAAATCAGTTTTCACCCCGTGCCCTTTATCGTGGCGGTGATTGGGGCAACCATTTTTTCTCTGGCTTTGGTAGCTGGAACTTGGGTGCTGGGTTGGGCTACCGACAACGTCATCATGCCGGCCTTTGATGAAGGTGGCGTTAAGCGTGGCGTCATATTTTCTGGTGTCGGGGCGATTATTGGTTTAACCCTGGTTCGGGCCGTTGGTGTGGTACTGCGTCGATATTTTGGTGCGATGGCTTCGCACAAGGTACAGGCCACCATGCGCAATAACATCACCGACACCTATCTCGACGTTCCACTTGAATACCACCTGAACACGCCCACTGGTGAACTCTTGGCGCATGCCGATGCCGACGTGGAAGCAGCCGCCGAGGCCATAATTCCCCTGCCTCTAACCACCGGGGTGGTATCAATTGTGCTGTTTTCAATGGTGGCACTGGCCCTCATCGACCCGGTTATGATGCTGGTGGGCTTGGCTATTTTCCCAACGCTTGCCGTGATGAACAGGCTTTATACCGCCCGGGTGGAAGCCCCATCGGCGCTGGTGCAGCAACGTATTGGCGAAGTTTCAAACGTGGCTCATGAAAGCTTCGATGGAGCGCTGATCGTGAAAGCACTCGGCCGCGAAAAAGCCGAGATCGCACGTATGGCAGAAGCCTCGGACCGTTTGCGCGAGGCGCGCATCCAGGTTGGTCGCCTACGAGCGCTTTTCGAATCCACGCTGAAAGCTATTCCATCGCTGGGCATGGTGATTTTGTTGCTAGTTGGATCGTGGCGGCTTTCGGAAGGTGCCATCACTACTGGTGACATCGTGACCTCGATTGCGCTGTTCGGCGTGTTGGTAGCACCGATGTGGGTGGCGGGCTATTTCTTAGAAGAACTACCAAGGTCGGTAGTGGCTTTTGAACGGGTTCGTGGTGTGTTAGAGCTGCAACCAGAACCGTTGCCGCGCCACAACCAAGGCCGCCTACACGCCACCATTGGTGATCTCAACACCAATATTCAAGCCAACTCAAACCACTCGGGCGCCAGCAGTGCCCAAGAGAAAACCAGCCCGGCGTGGGCCGACGCCGAAGCTTTGGTCAATGGCGTTGCCAACGGAAACAGTCGCAAAGCGCGGGCTGCGGTGGTGCCACTTAGCATTTCGGTCTCGAATGTTTCTTACGCTTATGGCACCTCGGCTGGTGATGTCTTGAAAGGCATCAGCTTCAGCGCTCAGGCCGGTGAAGTAGTGGCATTAGTAGGCACTACCGGAGCAGGGAAAAGCACCTTGTGCCAACTCTTGGTTGGTCTGATTGATCCGGCCGTTGGTGAGGTGCGTATCAACAATGTTCCTATTAATGAGGTCGACGTCGACGAGTTGCGAGCCGAAACCGCCATCGTGTTCCAAGAGTCGTTCCTCTTCGCTGAAACTGTTCGCGAAAACATTTTGGTATCAGCAGAGGTGAGCCAAGTTGCGTTAGACCAGGCCGCCCAAGTGGCGCAAGCCAGCGAGTTCATTGCGAATTTGCCCGCAGGTTATGAAACCGAAATGGGTGAGCGTGGTGTAAGTCTCTCCGGTGGTCAACGCCAAAGAGTGGCTTTGGCTCGTGCTCTGGTGCGTCAACCTGGCCTGCTAGTGCTTGATGACGCCACCTCGGCGGTTGACCCTGTTATTGAAGCCAGAATCCTCCAGGGGCTGCGTCAATCCTTGGGCAGCACCACCATCATTGTGGCTAACCGAATTTCAACCATCGAATTGGCTGACAAAGTGGTCTATCTGGATGCAGGTCGTGTGGTGGCCGCAGGCACCCACGAAGAGCTGCTAGGCAATCCGCGTTACGAACGACTGGTACGGGCTTATGAAGAGGAGGTGATCGAATGA
- a CDS encoding aldehyde dehydrogenase family protein, producing MHEYNKIFIDGSWVPSEGTGVIEVINANTEEVMGSIPEGTAADVDRAAKAAKAAFESWAAQPLDERLKYVQRLSEELGARMDDIAGVVSGEVGMPINFSKMIQVGLPMGTTASVLETAKNFEWEQEVGNSLIVREPIGVVGCITPWNYPLHQIMAKVAPALAAGCTVVLKPSEVAPLNAFMLAQIVEDIGLPAGVFNLVSGTGPVVGEAIAAHPDIDMVSFTGSTRAGTRVQQVAAETVKRVALELGGKSANIILDDADFATAVPKGVFACYLNSGQTCSAQTRMLVPKDRMDEVVEIVTAALPGFPLGTGDSEAAMLGPLVSKAQQERVRDYIRKGIDEGATLVAGGVEQPEGFEKGFFVQPTVFANVSNDMTIAQEEIFGPVLSIIGYEDEDDAVRIANDSDYGLSGAVWSGDAERAKAVARRMRTGQVEINGGGFNAVAPFGGYRKSGNGRELGTFGFEEFLETKAMQL from the coding sequence TTGCACGAATACAACAAAATTTTTATCGATGGATCATGGGTGCCCTCGGAGGGCACCGGGGTCATCGAAGTAATTAACGCCAATACTGAAGAAGTTATGGGGTCCATCCCCGAAGGCACCGCTGCCGATGTCGATCGAGCTGCCAAAGCCGCCAAAGCTGCTTTCGAATCGTGGGCGGCGCAGCCCCTCGACGAGCGCCTCAAGTATGTGCAGCGCCTCTCGGAAGAACTTGGTGCTCGCATGGATGACATCGCGGGTGTGGTGTCGGGTGAAGTGGGTATGCCCATCAACTTCTCGAAAATGATTCAAGTCGGTCTGCCCATGGGCACCACCGCTTCCGTCCTTGAAACCGCCAAGAATTTCGAGTGGGAACAAGAAGTCGGCAACTCACTAATCGTGCGCGAACCAATTGGAGTGGTGGGTTGTATCACCCCATGGAACTACCCGTTGCACCAAATCATGGCCAAGGTGGCCCCGGCTCTGGCCGCTGGTTGCACGGTGGTACTAAAGCCCAGTGAAGTGGCACCGCTGAATGCTTTTATGCTCGCTCAGATTGTGGAAGATATTGGCTTGCCAGCCGGCGTTTTCAACCTGGTTTCAGGCACCGGGCCAGTCGTTGGTGAAGCTATTGCTGCCCATCCCGATATCGATATGGTCTCATTCACCGGTTCGACCAGGGCCGGTACCCGGGTGCAGCAGGTGGCTGCAGAGACCGTGAAGCGTGTGGCGCTTGAGTTGGGCGGTAAGTCGGCCAACATTATTCTCGACGACGCCGATTTCGCGACCGCGGTACCAAAGGGCGTATTTGCTTGCTATTTGAACTCGGGTCAAACCTGTTCTGCCCAAACCCGCATGCTGGTACCCAAAGATCGCATGGACGAAGTCGTAGAAATTGTTACGGCTGCACTACCTGGTTTCCCGCTCGGCACTGGCGACTCGGAAGCTGCCATGTTGGGTCCGCTAGTTTCGAAGGCCCAGCAAGAACGAGTTCGTGACTACATCCGCAAAGGCATCGACGAAGGTGCCACCTTGGTGGCTGGCGGAGTTGAGCAGCCCGAAGGTTTCGAAAAGGGTTTCTTTGTGCAGCCCACCGTTTTTGCCAACGTGAGCAACGACATGACCATTGCTCAAGAAGAGATCTTTGGCCCGGTTCTTTCTATTATCGGTTACGAAGATGAAGACGACGCGGTGCGCATTGCCAACGATTCTGACTACGGCCTCTCTGGTGCTGTTTGGTCGGGTGACGCCGAGCGCGCTAAGGCCGTAGCTCGTCGCATGCGCACTGGTCAGGTGGAAATTAACGGCGGTGGTTTTAACGCTGTTGCGCCTTTTGGCGGTTATCGTAAGTCTGGAAACGGACGCGAACTTGGCACCTTCGGCTTCGAAGAGTTCCTAGAGACTAAAGCAATGCAGCTCTAA
- a CDS encoding NADP-dependent isocitrate dehydrogenase: protein MAKIKVVNPVVELDGDEMTRIIWQMIRERFILPYLDIDLKYFDLGVEERDRTDDQITIDSANAIKQYGVGVKCATITPDEARVEEFGLKQMWKSPNGTIRNILGGVVFREPIIISNIPRYVPGWTKPIVIGRHAFGDQYRATDFKVPGAGTLTMTFTPADGSAPIEHEVFQFPEAGVAMGMYNLDASIRDFARASFRYGLNRNYPVYMSTKNTILKAYDGRFKDLFQEVFEAEFADEFKAAGLTYEHRLIDDMVAASMKWEGGYVWACKNYDGDVQSDTVAQGFGSLGLMTSVLITPDGQTVEAEAAHGTVTRHYREHQKGNPTSTNPIASIFAWTQGLAHRGKLDNTPEVTEFAKTLERVIIETVEAGKMTKDLALLVGDDQEWLTTEAFMDAIDNALQAAMA from the coding sequence ATGGCGAAAATTAAGGTTGTTAATCCGGTCGTAGAGCTCGATGGCGACGAGATGACTCGAATCATTTGGCAAATGATTCGCGAGCGATTCATTCTCCCCTATCTCGACATCGATCTTAAGTATTTCGACCTGGGTGTTGAAGAGCGCGACCGCACCGACGACCAGATCACTATCGATTCTGCCAACGCCATTAAGCAATATGGTGTGGGCGTTAAATGCGCCACCATTACCCCCGACGAAGCCCGTGTGGAAGAGTTCGGGTTGAAGCAGATGTGGAAGTCGCCGAACGGAACCATCCGAAACATCCTGGGCGGAGTGGTCTTTCGTGAGCCGATCATCATCTCAAACATTCCCCGCTACGTGCCCGGCTGGACCAAACCCATTGTGATCGGCCGTCACGCCTTCGGTGACCAATACCGCGCCACCGACTTTAAGGTTCCAGGCGCTGGAACCTTAACCATGACTTTCACCCCGGCCGATGGCTCGGCACCCATTGAACACGAAGTTTTCCAGTTCCCCGAAGCTGGCGTGGCCATGGGTATGTACAACCTCGACGCCTCAATTAGAGACTTCGCCCGGGCCTCATTCCGTTACGGATTGAACCGCAATTACCCGGTTTATATGTCGACTAAGAACACCATCTTGAAGGCCTACGATGGTCGTTTCAAAGACCTCTTCCAGGAAGTGTTCGAAGCCGAGTTCGCCGATGAGTTTAAAGCTGCCGGGCTGACCTATGAGCACCGCCTAATCGACGACATGGTGGCGGCTTCCATGAAATGGGAAGGCGGGTATGTGTGGGCCTGCAAGAACTACGATGGCGATGTTCAAAGCGACACCGTGGCCCAAGGCTTTGGTTCTCTAGGGCTTATGACCTCAGTACTAATTACCCCCGATGGCCAAACAGTGGAAGCCGAAGCGGCCCACGGCACGGTCACTCGCCACTACCGCGAGCACCAAAAGGGTAACCCCACCTCAACCAACCCCATCGCCTCTATTTTCGCATGGACCCAAGGTTTGGCCCATCGCGGCAAGCTCGACAACACCCCCGAGGTCACCGAGTTCGCCAAGACTTTGGAGCGAGTAATTATTGAGACCGTGGAAGCGGGCAAGATGACCAAAGACTTGGCCTTGCTGGTGGGTGATGACCAAGAGTGGCTCACCACGGAAGCCTTTATGGACGCCATCGACAACGCTTTGCAAGCTGCAATGGCTTAA
- a CDS encoding methylenetetrahydrofolate reductase — translation MALIHELLAAGRTISFEFFPPKTAEASAQFKKTIDALKPLQPSFVSVTYGAGGSTRDLTRDMVIGLEKNHQILSMAHLTCVPHTRAEIVSLIGEYDDAGIRNILALSGDEPTDGTVPPREFTHASELVELLHEHGEYSIGVAAHPEGHPRSPNLQSDRIHLADKLNAAHFGVTQFFFRVEDYLDMRDALAALGCERPVAAGIMPVTNFNQIKRFAELSGAAMPKEMVARLEKYADDPASIKAEGVEIASEMCEALIAEDVPGLHFYTLNRPEATLAIAANLGLGPKAQT, via the coding sequence ATGGCACTCATCCACGAACTCCTAGCCGCTGGGCGCACCATCTCCTTTGAGTTCTTTCCGCCAAAGACTGCTGAAGCCAGCGCGCAATTCAAGAAAACGATCGATGCGCTGAAACCGCTGCAACCCTCGTTTGTGTCGGTTACATATGGTGCTGGGGGCTCGACCCGCGACCTAACCCGCGACATGGTGATTGGCCTTGAGAAGAACCATCAGATTCTCTCTATGGCTCATCTAACATGCGTTCCCCACACCAGAGCCGAAATCGTTTCGCTGATCGGGGAATACGACGATGCCGGTATTCGCAATATCTTGGCCCTGTCGGGTGACGAGCCGACTGACGGCACCGTTCCGCCACGTGAGTTCACCCACGCCAGTGAACTGGTAGAGCTACTTCATGAACACGGTGAATATTCCATTGGGGTAGCCGCCCATCCTGAGGGCCACCCCCGTTCGCCCAATCTGCAAAGTGATCGCATCCATTTGGCGGACAAACTGAACGCCGCCCATTTCGGCGTCACCCAGTTTTTCTTCCGAGTGGAAGACTACCTAGATATGCGTGACGCTCTGGCGGCGCTCGGCTGTGAACGGCCAGTGGCAGCAGGCATTATGCCAGTCACCAATTTCAACCAGATCAAACGATTCGCCGAATTGTCAGGTGCCGCTATGCCTAAAGAAATGGTGGCGCGGCTAGAGAAGTATGCCGATGACCCGGCCTCAATTAAGGCGGAAGGCGTGGAGATTGCTTCAGAGATGTGCGAAGCACTGATCGCCGAAGACGTTCCTGGCTTGCACTTTTACACCTTGAATCGACCCGAAGCCACCTTGGCGATTGCCGCCAACCTTGGCTTAGGACCCAAAGCCCAGACCTGA
- a CDS encoding tetrahydrofolate dehydrogenase/cyclohydrolase catalytic domain-containing protein: protein MTAEILDGEAVATRIRSELVERVAELKAKGVTPGLGTILVGDDGPSANYVAMKHRDCEAVGIASFHTHLPATASQAEVESAVAEFNHNPEVDAYLMQYPFPAGLDFEAAILKMEPAKDVDGLHPVNLGKLVMGTKGPRPCTPVGIVELLAAYNIDLAGKHVVVVGRGLTIGRPLAALLTLKEPGLNAAVTVVHTGVADISEYTRQADVLVAAAGFPGLITPEMVKPGAAVVAAGVSFSGKKLLSDVADEVAEVAGWLSPRLGGVGPMTRAMLLANCVAAAEERAN, encoded by the coding sequence ATGACTGCAGAAATACTTGATGGGGAAGCCGTCGCAACGCGAATTCGTTCCGAGCTGGTTGAGCGTGTGGCCGAACTTAAGGCCAAGGGTGTGACCCCGGGTTTGGGTACCATTTTGGTTGGCGATGACGGTCCGAGTGCCAATTATGTAGCCATGAAACACCGTGATTGTGAGGCGGTGGGTATCGCTTCATTCCACACCCATCTTCCCGCCACTGCTTCCCAGGCCGAAGTCGAGTCCGCGGTGGCCGAATTCAACCACAACCCCGAGGTTGATGCCTACCTAATGCAGTATCCGTTCCCGGCTGGGCTTGATTTTGAAGCCGCTATTTTGAAGATGGAACCAGCCAAGGATGTTGACGGGCTGCATCCAGTAAATCTTGGAAAGTTGGTTATGGGCACCAAGGGTCCGCGCCCATGTACACCGGTGGGCATTGTAGAACTTTTGGCGGCTTACAATATTGATTTAGCGGGCAAGCATGTGGTGGTGGTGGGCCGTGGTTTAACTATTGGTCGTCCTTTGGCGGCACTACTCACCTTGAAAGAGCCGGGCTTGAATGCTGCGGTGACCGTAGTGCATACAGGAGTGGCCGACATTAGCGAGTACACCCGCCAAGCTGACGTGCTAGTGGCGGCGGCTGGGTTTCCGGGTCTGATTACCCCTGAAATGGTGAAGCCCGGCGCTGCGGTGGTCGCTGCCGGGGTTTCGTTTTCGGGGAAGAAGCTGCTCTCGGATGTAGCTGATGAGGTAGCCGAAGTGGCTGGCTGGCTCTCACCGCGCCTGGGTGGGGTGGGGCCGATGACCAGGGCCATGTTGTTAGCTAATTGTGTGGCGGCAGCCGAAGAGCGCGCCAACTAG